In one Arenibacter antarcticus genomic region, the following are encoded:
- a CDS encoding PA0069 family radical SAM protein, with amino-acid sequence MNPKDIIKGRGAQKNTNNRFSEFSSELRDDFLEFCRLEGEEANPNKTQYLPIFPKTIVNKVDSPDVGMTYSLNPYQGCEHGCIYCYARNSHEYWGYSAGLDFERKILIKKDAPNLLEAKLKTKNWKAATIVLSGNTDCYQPAEQQFKITRACLEIFLKYRHPVGIITKNALVLRDLDILVQLAKDNLIGVNISVTTLSETTRRILEPRTASIQKRLETIRILSEHKIPVNAMLAPIIPGINSHEILPLAKAVCDNGALSFGFTVVRLNGAIGGIFEDWIRKTLPDRADKVLNQIKDCHGGSLNDSRYGLRSRGEGKIAEQIHDMIHLAKRKYFKDKSFPKLNTSLYKQYKDGQLRLFDE; translated from the coding sequence GTGAATCCCAAAGATATAATCAAAGGCCGTGGCGCCCAAAAAAACACCAACAATCGATTTTCCGAGTTTTCCAGTGAACTGCGTGACGATTTTCTCGAATTCTGTCGACTGGAAGGAGAAGAAGCGAATCCTAATAAAACCCAATACCTTCCCATATTCCCCAAAACCATCGTAAATAAGGTGGATAGCCCAGATGTGGGAATGACCTACTCCTTAAATCCCTATCAAGGTTGTGAACATGGCTGTATCTACTGTTACGCCCGTAATTCCCATGAATATTGGGGGTATAGTGCGGGATTGGATTTTGAAAGAAAGATCCTAATAAAAAAAGATGCCCCAAACTTATTGGAGGCAAAATTGAAAACTAAAAATTGGAAAGCTGCCACCATTGTGCTTTCGGGTAATACGGATTGTTACCAACCTGCCGAACAGCAATTTAAAATTACCAGGGCCTGTTTGGAAATCTTTTTAAAATACCGACATCCAGTGGGCATAATCACCAAAAATGCCTTAGTTTTAAGGGATTTGGATATCCTTGTTCAACTGGCAAAGGACAACCTTATCGGGGTAAATATTTCCGTAACCACGCTCTCCGAAACCACTAGAAGAATCTTGGAGCCCAGAACGGCTTCCATACAAAAACGTCTGGAGACCATTCGTATCCTTTCTGAACACAAGATTCCCGTGAATGCTATGCTTGCTCCTATCATACCGGGAATAAATAGTCATGAAATTCTACCGCTTGCAAAAGCTGTGTGCGATAATGGTGCCTTGTCTTTTGGATTTACGGTAGTCCGGCTGAACGGTGCCATAGGTGGTATCTTTGAGGATTGGATACGGAAGACCCTGCCAGACAGGGCGGATAAGGTTTTGAACCAGATCAAGGATTGCCATGGGGGTTCCCTGAACGATAGCAGATATGGTCTCCGTAGTAGAGGTGAAGGTAAGATTGCCGAACAGATCCATGATATGATCCATTTGGCCAAAAGGAAATATTTTAAAGACAAGTCCTTTCCTAAACTAAATACCTCCCTTTATAAACAATACAAGGACGGTCAATTACGATTGTTTGATGAATAG
- a CDS encoding FKBP-type peptidyl-prolyl cis-trans isomerase codes for MKQLLFALVLTMFISCNSDEETDFVAKNELEITAYIEKNNLQAEKSNSGLYYVIDEEGSGVRPSASSEVTVAYKGYYSNGKVFDQSKEEGISFPLQGVIRGWTEGIPYFKEGGRGMLLVPAHLGYGNRDTRGIPGGSVLIFDIHLITVK; via the coding sequence ATGAAACAATTACTTTTTGCATTGGTGCTTACTATGTTTATTTCGTGTAATAGTGATGAGGAAACCGATTTTGTGGCCAAGAACGAATTGGAAATCACTGCCTATATAGAAAAAAACAACCTGCAGGCAGAGAAGAGCAATAGCGGACTTTATTATGTGATTGATGAAGAAGGCAGTGGCGTACGCCCTTCGGCATCTTCAGAGGTTACTGTAGCCTATAAAGGATACTATAGTAATGGGAAGGTGTTTGATCAGAGTAAAGAAGAGGGAATATCCTTTCCATTGCAAGGTGTAATAAGAGGCTGGACCGAAGGCATTCCTTATTTTAAAGAAGGTGGTAGAGGAATGTTGTTAGTACCTGCGCATTTGGGATATGGCAATAGGGACACCAGAGGTATCCCCGGTGGGTCTGTGCTTATCTTTGATATTCATCTTATTACCGTAAAATAG
- a CDS encoding ATP-binding protein, whose product MIFLVVIAFILIASVTIYQYSEQNKDYHAERMERKEEQIKQSIDLTLQKTTYPVTTENLPHIFKDEIYEIAIVQNINFNIYDLEGQLLKSSRPKFEVDSISKCLEAEILNRLGTSPSKRIVEQKMAAGFKYQASYTFITDNKFKPIGILNLPYFEDNSFNDKELKEILLRLTGAYLLLLLIAIALSYFMSKFITRSLQTISDRLNQTDITKRNEKIFIKNPSEEIGKLITSYNQMIDELEISAAKLAKGEREQAWREMAKQVAHEIKNPLTPMRLSVQNFERRFDPNDPDILQKVSEYSKTLIQQIDTMSSIASAFSNFAQMPAQQNETLDVVKIVKLAVDIFNENYIEFSSNDKEVITVLDRTQLIRVVTNLVKNATQAVTMEAAPRVLVTVFKEEGWVCIRVADNGVGISEEMKDRIFEPKFTTKTSGMGLGLGMVKNIVETYKGSIQFESHPDSGTVFTVRFPIEFK is encoded by the coding sequence ATGATTTTTTTGGTGGTCATAGCTTTTATTTTGATCGCATCAGTCACCATTTATCAATACAGCGAACAGAATAAGGATTACCATGCGGAACGTATGGAGCGAAAGGAAGAACAGATAAAGCAAAGTATTGATCTTACCCTGCAAAAAACTACCTATCCGGTCACCACCGAAAATTTGCCACATATTTTTAAAGATGAAATTTATGAGATTGCCATAGTGCAGAACATCAATTTTAACATCTATGACTTAGAAGGACAGCTCCTTAAAAGTTCTCGACCAAAGTTTGAAGTCGATTCTATTTCTAAGTGCTTGGAAGCAGAGATCCTAAATCGCTTAGGAACCAGTCCTTCAAAAAGAATTGTAGAGCAAAAGATGGCGGCAGGTTTTAAGTATCAAGCATCCTATACCTTTATTACCGACAATAAATTCAAACCAATAGGTATATTAAACTTGCCTTATTTTGAGGATAACTCCTTCAATGACAAGGAGTTGAAAGAGATTTTGTTGCGACTTACAGGTGCCTATTTACTGCTGCTGTTGATAGCTATCGCCTTATCTTATTTTATGTCCAAATTTATAACTAGGTCCTTGCAGACCATTTCGGATAGGTTAAACCAGACCGATATTACCAAGCGGAACGAAAAGATATTTATTAAAAACCCCAGTGAGGAAATAGGGAAGTTGATCACTTCTTATAATCAGATGATTGATGAACTGGAGATCAGCGCGGCTAAATTGGCCAAAGGCGAAAGGGAGCAGGCTTGGCGTGAAATGGCTAAGCAGGTAGCGCATGAAATTAAGAATCCGTTGACTCCAATGAGGCTCAGTGTTCAGAATTTTGAAAGAAGGTTTGATCCAAATGATCCGGATATCCTTCAAAAAGTTTCAGAATATTCCAAAACACTTATCCAGCAAATAGATACGATGAGTAGCATTGCATCGGCATTTTCAAACTTTGCCCAAATGCCTGCCCAACAGAATGAAACACTGGATGTAGTGAAGATCGTTAAATTGGCAGTTGATATTTTTAACGAAAACTATATCGAATTCTCCAGCAATGATAAAGAAGTTATAACCGTTTTGGACCGGACCCAGTTGATTAGAGTGGTCACCAACTTGGTGAAAAATGCTACCCAAGCAGTAACTATGGAAGCAGCACCACGCGTGCTTGTTACCGTTTTTAAAGAAGAAGGGTGGGTGTGTATTAGGGTGGCTGATAACGGTGTAGGAATTAGTGAAGAGATGAAGGATCGGATTTTTGAGCCTAAATTCACCACCAAAACCAGTGGTATGGGCTTGGGCTTGGGGATGGTGAAAAATATTGTGGAAACCTATAAGGGGAGTATCCAATTTGAATCCCATCCCGATTCTGGAACGGTCTTTACTGTAAGGTTCCCAATTGAATTCAAATAG
- the hemH gene encoding ferrochelatase: MKGVLLVNLGSPDSPTPKDVKPYLDEFLMDERVIDVPLWWRRILVRGIILRTRPKKSAAAYQKIWWEEGSPLVVISERFSDKVKDLAEIPVALGMRYGSMSIKNGLQELKDKGVTEVLLVPLYPHYAMSSYETVVVKAMEEKDQHFPEMHITTLPAFYNNPDYIKLLSDSITNGLKDFDYDHILFSYHGIPERHIKKSDPTKFHCKIDGQCCSTNSVAHNTCYRHQCFDMTEKIKQYLGLSEDKVSLSFQSRLLNDPWLKPYTDFEFERLGKEGVKRLAVITPAFVADCLETLEEIAMEGEEQFKSAGGEDYKHIPCLNDNQEWVNLMVNWIHDWQLKEMLPA, translated from the coding sequence ATGAAAGGAGTTTTGTTGGTGAATTTGGGATCCCCTGATAGTCCCACCCCTAAAGATGTTAAACCGTATTTGGATGAATTTTTAATGGACGAACGGGTAATAGACGTGCCATTATGGTGGAGGAGAATTCTTGTTCGTGGAATTATTTTAAGGACAAGACCTAAAAAATCTGCGGCAGCCTATCAAAAGATTTGGTGGGAGGAAGGATCTCCTTTGGTGGTAATTTCTGAGCGTTTTTCAGATAAAGTAAAGGATTTAGCGGAAATTCCAGTGGCTTTGGGAATGCGTTATGGTAGTATGAGCATAAAAAATGGACTCCAAGAGTTGAAAGATAAGGGAGTAACGGAGGTGTTATTGGTTCCGTTGTATCCCCATTATGCCATGTCTTCCTATGAAACTGTGGTCGTAAAGGCCATGGAAGAAAAGGACCAGCATTTTCCTGAGATGCATATAACCACCCTACCTGCCTTTTACAATAATCCAGATTATATAAAGTTGTTGTCGGACAGCATTACCAATGGCTTAAAGGATTTTGACTACGATCATATTTTATTTTCCTATCACGGTATCCCAGAAAGACACATTAAGAAATCGGATCCTACAAAATTCCATTGTAAGATAGATGGCCAGTGTTGTAGTACCAATTCAGTGGCGCATAATACCTGTTATAGGCACCAATGTTTTGATATGACCGAAAAGATAAAGCAGTATTTGGGCCTTTCAGAGGATAAGGTGAGTCTTTCCTTTCAGTCCAGATTGCTCAACGATCCGTGGTTAAAGCCATATACCGACTTCGAGTTTGAACGCCTTGGAAAGGAAGGAGTTAAGCGTTTGGCGGTAATTACTCCGGCTTTTGTTGCCGATTGTCTAGAAACCCTAGAAGAAATTGCCATGGAGGGCGAAGAACAGTTTAAGTCGGCCGGAGGAGAAGACTACAAGCATATCCCCTGTCTAAATGACAATCAGGAATGGGTAAACTTGATGGTTAATTGGATCCACGATTGGCAGCTTAAAGAAATGCTTCCCGCGTAA
- a CDS encoding CopD family protein, with product MTVYYNYIKALHLIFVITWFAGLFYIPRLFIYHIEADQKPSPEREILTQQLKLMTKRLWYIITWPSAILATGFAIWLLFLFPFWLQQPWMHIKLAFVVLLIAYHLKSHQMFKQLQRDEVKYTSKFMRIWNEGATLILFAIAFLVILKGTFNWIFGVVGILVLGILLMLGIRLYKRIRDKNPEA from the coding sequence ATGACCGTCTACTACAATTACATTAAAGCCTTGCACCTCATTTTTGTGATTACCTGGTTTGCGGGCTTGTTCTATATCCCTCGTTTGTTCATTTACCATATAGAGGCCGACCAAAAACCATCCCCGGAAAGAGAAATATTAACGCAGCAATTAAAATTGATGACCAAGCGGTTATGGTACATCATTACGTGGCCCTCCGCAATTTTGGCCACGGGCTTTGCCATCTGGTTACTGTTTTTGTTTCCCTTTTGGCTTCAGCAACCGTGGATGCATATAAAATTGGCCTTTGTAGTGCTGCTCATCGCCTACCATTTAAAAAGTCACCAGATGTTTAAGCAATTACAACGCGATGAGGTAAAATACACCTCCAAATTTATGCGGATTTGGAACGAAGGGGCTACACTAATCCTCTTTGCCATTGCTTTTCTGGTTATATTAAAAGGCACTTTTAATTGGATCTTTGGAGTGGTGGGTATATTGGTATTGGGAATACTCCTGATGCTGGGAATCCGACTTTATAAACGTATCCGTGACAAAAATCCAGAGGCTTAG
- a CDS encoding SGNH/GDSL hydrolase family protein encodes MSVFRIFLFSILFLGFENISAQETDSMVWWNPTNSSFPVVQGQAWPDQVAGTYHRLPEKSENTVRPAVWNLSKDAAGLSIRFWSDARSISVRYTVKGSHAMPHMPATGVSGVDLYAKSSDGESQWYRGRYSFGDTIHYHYNSIDPREKYHEKGREYQLYLPLYNEVEWLEIGVSPESDLNPLPLRQERPIVIYGTSIAQGGCASRPGMAWTSILERKLDRPLINLGFSGNGRLESELIDLITEIDAKVVVLDCLPNLVATKNRSLEEVLQLMKSAVFKIREKRPKVPILLVEHGGYSDGLVDVERKKAYTDLNRMAQQAFNQLQVAGVSNLYLLGKEEINLSMESFVDGTHPTDLGMMEYALAYEKKIREILKEPIGIYSTTKPVTQAREPGMYSWEERHQKLIQLNRENPPKVCFLGNSIVHYWGGLPEAPRSNGEQSWEDNFGDFKTRNFGFGWDRIENVLWRVYQGELDGFEADQIVLMIGTNNLHLNSDKEILVGLEILVQAIRQRQPKAKLLLVGFLPRVKDEFRIRNLNLEIAKLASSNTLKYVDVGPVLLQKDQKIDATLFSDGLHPNDKGYSLLGRELRKYIMPNSGH; translated from the coding sequence ATGAGTGTATTTAGAATTTTTCTTTTTTCAATACTTTTTTTAGGTTTTGAAAATATATCTGCCCAGGAAACCGATTCTATGGTTTGGTGGAATCCTACCAATTCTAGCTTTCCCGTAGTACAAGGTCAAGCTTGGCCAGATCAGGTGGCGGGTACCTACCATCGATTACCGGAAAAGTCCGAAAATACGGTTAGGCCTGCGGTTTGGAATCTATCCAAAGATGCAGCGGGTCTTTCTATACGATTTTGGAGCGATGCCAGATCTATTTCAGTGCGGTATACCGTAAAAGGAAGCCATGCCATGCCTCACATGCCTGCAACCGGAGTGAGTGGCGTGGATCTTTATGCAAAATCAAGCGACGGGGAAAGTCAATGGTATAGAGGTCGTTATTCTTTTGGGGATACCATACACTATCATTACAATTCTATAGATCCCAGGGAGAAATATCATGAAAAGGGAAGGGAATACCAATTGTACCTGCCTTTGTACAACGAGGTGGAGTGGTTGGAGATCGGGGTATCACCTGAGTCGGATTTAAATCCCCTGCCGCTGAGGCAGGAACGGCCCATTGTAATCTATGGTACCTCTATTGCTCAAGGGGGCTGCGCTTCTCGTCCGGGAATGGCATGGACTTCTATTTTGGAACGTAAACTGGATAGGCCTTTAATTAATTTAGGATTTTCTGGCAATGGGCGACTAGAATCTGAACTAATTGACCTGATAACGGAAATTGATGCAAAAGTAGTGGTGCTAGATTGTCTTCCCAATTTGGTGGCTACTAAGAACCGAAGTTTGGAAGAGGTATTGCAACTGATGAAATCTGCCGTATTTAAAATCAGGGAGAAGAGGCCTAAAGTTCCTATTTTATTAGTGGAACATGGCGGATATTCAGATGGACTTGTTGATGTGGAACGTAAAAAAGCGTATACTGATCTAAATAGGATGGCCCAGCAGGCTTTTAATCAATTGCAGGTAGCAGGAGTTTCTAATTTGTATTTGCTGGGCAAGGAGGAAATTAATTTGTCCATGGAGAGCTTTGTTGATGGTACCCATCCTACCGATTTGGGAATGATGGAATATGCCCTTGCCTATGAAAAAAAGATCCGGGAAATACTGAAGGAACCAATTGGTATTTATTCTACGACCAAACCGGTGACCCAAGCTAGGGAGCCTGGAATGTATTCTTGGGAAGAACGGCATCAAAAATTGATCCAACTAAATAGGGAGAATCCTCCAAAAGTTTGTTTCCTTGGGAATAGCATTGTCCATTATTGGGGAGGCCTTCCAGAGGCTCCCCGTAGTAATGGCGAACAGTCTTGGGAGGATAACTTTGGGGATTTTAAAACCCGTAATTTTGGATTTGGGTGGGATAGGATAGAGAATGTATTATGGCGAGTTTATCAGGGGGAACTGGATGGGTTCGAAGCCGATCAAATTGTACTGATGATAGGCACTAATAACCTACATCTGAATTCGGATAAAGAAATCCTAGTGGGTTTAGAGATTTTGGTGCAGGCCATCAGGCAAAGACAGCCAAAAGCAAAATTGCTGTTGGTGGGCTTCCTTCCTAGGGTTAAAGATGAATTTAGAATACGAAATTTAAACCTAGAAATCGCTAAGTTGGCGAGTTCTAATACTCTTAAGTATGTAGATGTGGGGCCGGTGCTATTACAGAAAGATCAGAAAATAGATGCAACACTTTTTTCCGATGGCCTACATCCCAATGACAAAGGGTATTCTTTACTTGGCAGGGAGCTGCGTAAGTATATAATGCCTAATTCTGGTCATTAG
- a CDS encoding MATE family efflux transporter has protein sequence MAKVSAEQLGNEPIGKLLIKQAVPASIGILVMSLNVLVDSIFVGNWIGSIAIAAINVVLPVSFFIGALGMAIGIGGSSIISRALGANNQPKALKTFGNQIALTLLVTVAMVLLGLYYTDSLIPAFGGKGDIFELAKIYYTIVLYGVPFLALCMMGNTVIRAEGKPKFAMNAMIIPSVGNLLMDYLFIYVFDWGMAGAAWATTIGYFLCFAYVVYFFLSQNSELKINWSHLRFSRLILKEIGALGFVTLARQAVVSLIYLLMNNILFNLGGEAMVAVYAIIGRMLMFALFPVFGVTQGFLPIAGFNYGAGKYQRVRESINTAIKYAAILATTVFIGLMIFPAEIAGLFLSSRPDMSAKELAMNAFVLEHTPSAMRMVFAATPIIALQLIGAAYFQAIGKAVPALLLTLSRQGFFFIPLILILPNYLGEIGVWISFPIADVLATLVTGYFLRKEVRKGLMEGNDSDGIHNHE, from the coding sequence ATGGCAAAAGTTTCGGCAGAGCAGCTTGGGAACGAGCCCATTGGAAAACTCCTTATTAAACAGGCGGTACCTGCCTCTATTGGGATTTTAGTGATGTCGCTCAATGTTCTTGTCGATTCCATTTTTGTTGGGAATTGGATTGGATCTATCGCTATTGCCGCTATAAATGTAGTGTTACCAGTGTCCTTTTTTATCGGGGCCTTGGGGATGGCGATAGGGATTGGGGGCTCTAGTATAATTTCTCGTGCGCTAGGTGCCAATAACCAACCAAAGGCTCTTAAGACTTTTGGAAACCAGATAGCCCTGACTTTGTTAGTAACCGTGGCGATGGTGTTGCTGGGGCTGTATTATACCGATAGTCTTATTCCCGCCTTTGGAGGTAAGGGTGATATTTTTGAACTCGCCAAAATTTATTATACCATAGTCTTGTATGGGGTGCCATTCTTAGCGCTTTGTATGATGGGGAATACGGTGATTAGGGCAGAAGGGAAACCCAAGTTTGCCATGAACGCCATGATTATCCCTTCAGTAGGGAATTTATTGATGGATTACCTCTTTATCTATGTTTTTGATTGGGGGATGGCAGGTGCCGCTTGGGCTACCACTATAGGGTATTTCTTGTGTTTTGCTTATGTTGTTTATTTTTTCCTATCCCAGAATTCCGAACTAAAGATTAATTGGTCTCATTTAAGGTTTAGTAGGCTCATTTTAAAGGAAATTGGGGCCTTGGGTTTTGTAACCTTGGCAAGGCAGGCGGTGGTAAGCTTGATCTATCTTTTAATGAATAATATTTTGTTCAACTTGGGGGGCGAAGCCATGGTTGCCGTCTATGCCATAATCGGGCGGATGTTAATGTTTGCCCTCTTTCCTGTTTTTGGGGTCACCCAAGGCTTTTTGCCTATTGCAGGATTTAACTATGGGGCAGGAAAATACCAAAGAGTACGAGAATCTATTAATACCGCAATTAAATATGCGGCTATTTTGGCTACCACCGTGTTTATTGGACTCATGATATTTCCCGCGGAGATTGCGGGCCTCTTTTTGAGCAGTCGACCGGATATGTCCGCCAAGGAATTAGCGATGAATGCATTTGTGTTGGAGCATACCCCTTCGGCCATGCGAATGGTTTTTGCCGCCACGCCCATAATTGCGTTACAGTTGATCGGTGCCGCCTATTTTCAGGCCATTGGAAAGGCTGTGCCAGCGCTTTTACTTACCCTGAGCCGGCAAGGCTTCTTTTTTATACCGCTCATTTTAATCTTACCCAACTATCTTGGGGAAATAGGGGTGTGGATCTCTTTCCCGATCGCCGATGTTTTAGCAACCCTGGTTACTGGCTATTTTTTACGAAAAGAGGTAAGGAAGGGATTGATGGAAGGAAATGATTCAGATGGAATTCACAATCATGAATAA
- a CDS encoding N-acetylmuramoyl-L-alanine amidase-like domain-containing protein, giving the protein MEILNLKKIAPPKVSLLIATMALLSHMGFAQDIICSLQDRKAFESKITSISNLKSNAFGETVVAVGKTFMGIPYVAKTLEIGDKESLVVNLQGLDCTTFVENVLAFSYMLQQDQTDFDSYVKHLETIRYKNGVLSGYASRLHYFSEWIANNEEKGLLQDLTAEIGGKESSKEINFMSTHRDLYPFLKDSKNYKKIQESEQFLKNQSICILPQDQIQENEHLIKSGDIIALTTSIKGLDITHTGIATREADGRIHLLHASTGSMEVEVTKQPLVDYLKNIKSNTGIMVARVLP; this is encoded by the coding sequence ATGGAAATTTTAAATTTGAAGAAAATCGCACCACCAAAAGTATCGCTATTAATTGCGACCATGGCACTTCTGTCCCATATGGGATTTGCCCAGGATATTATTTGCTCCTTACAAGACCGGAAGGCATTTGAGTCGAAAATAACTTCCATTTCCAATCTTAAATCCAATGCCTTTGGCGAGACAGTGGTAGCGGTAGGAAAAACCTTTATGGGAATACCTTACGTGGCAAAAACCCTAGAGATTGGAGATAAGGAATCACTTGTTGTTAATCTGCAAGGGCTCGATTGCACAACCTTTGTTGAAAATGTTCTTGCGTTTAGCTATATGCTACAGCAAGATCAAACCGATTTCGATTCCTATGTAAAACACTTAGAAACCATTCGGTATAAGAATGGGGTGTTAAGTGGATATGCCTCTAGACTTCACTATTTCTCGGAATGGATTGCCAATAACGAAGAAAAAGGACTGCTCCAAGACCTAACTGCTGAAATTGGCGGGAAGGAAAGTAGCAAGGAAATTAATTTTATGAGCACGCATAGGGACCTATATCCATTTTTAAAAGATTCCAAAAACTATAAAAAGATCCAGGAGTCGGAACAGTTTCTAAAAAACCAGTCCATTTGTATTCTCCCACAAGATCAAATTCAGGAAAATGAACATTTAATTAAATCTGGAGATATCATAGCCTTGACCACTTCCATAAAAGGGCTAGACATTACTCATACGGGTATTGCAACCCGGGAAGCAGATGGTAGAATACACTTACTACATGCTTCCACAGGGTCCATGGAGGTAGAAGTTACCAAACAACCCTTAGTCGATTATTTAAAGAATATAAAAAGCAATACGGGGATAATGGTAGCTAGAGTTTTGCCCTAA
- a CDS encoding enoyl-CoA hydratase/isomerase family protein, producing MKFENVLISNEAAIATVTINRPLKLNALNKATIKELHHALNDLDKDKSINVIILTGSGEKAFVAGADIAEFAHYSAKEGGKLASSGQKLLFSFIENMRTPVIAAINGYALGGGLELAMACHFRVASHNARMGLPEVSLGVIPGYGGTQRLPQLIGKGRAMEMILTAGMIDAAKAHEYGLVNHVVELEHLMDLSIKLATKISENSPKAIGYAIKAINAGFNTSENGYEAEIEAFGKCFGTSDFKEGTSAFLEKRKANFPGF from the coding sequence ATGAAATTCGAAAATGTTTTGATCAGTAATGAGGCTGCAATTGCAACGGTGACAATTAATAGGCCTTTAAAATTAAACGCTTTAAATAAAGCTACTATTAAAGAGCTGCACCATGCACTTAATGACCTGGACAAGGATAAAAGTATAAACGTCATTATTCTGACCGGTAGTGGGGAAAAGGCCTTTGTTGCTGGTGCGGATATTGCCGAATTTGCACATTATTCAGCAAAGGAGGGAGGTAAACTAGCATCTAGTGGACAAAAGTTGTTGTTCTCTTTTATAGAAAATATGAGGACTCCTGTAATTGCGGCCATCAATGGTTATGCATTGGGAGGCGGACTGGAATTGGCCATGGCCTGTCACTTTAGAGTTGCTAGTCACAATGCCCGTATGGGGCTTCCCGAGGTCTCTCTGGGGGTGATCCCAGGATATGGAGGTACGCAGCGCCTACCACAGTTAATTGGGAAAGGACGCGCCATGGAAATGATTCTTACTGCCGGAATGATCGATGCCGCTAAGGCTCATGAATATGGATTGGTGAACCATGTAGTGGAGCTAGAACACCTAATGGACCTGAGTATAAAATTGGCCACTAAAATTTCTGAAAATTCGCCCAAAGCGATAGGGTATGCAATAAAAGCGATAAATGCTGGTTTTAATACTAGTGAAAACGGATACGAGGCTGAGATAGAGGCTTTTGGAAAATGCTTTGGAACTTCCGATTTTAAGGAAGGTACTTCGGCATTTTTGGAAAAAAGAAAGGCAAATTTCCCCGGCTTTTAA